In a single window of the Insulibacter thermoxylanivorax genome:
- the nadA gene encoding quinolinate synthase NadA — protein MDQLAKQRKEEQNRELKERLMQLKKERNAIILAHYYQRDEIQEVADFRGDSFLLAQKAAQTDADVIVFCGVHFMGESAKILAPDKTVLIPDERAGCPMADMVNAEGLLDLKRKHPKAKVVTYINSSAEVKAVTDICCTSSNAVKVVNSLDADEIIFAPDKNLGRYVQQFTDKKMILWEGYCNTHDLLTLKDVEEMKAKYPNAQFVAHPECRPEVAAAADFVGSTTAILKYCRETDCDEFIIGTEDGTGYQLRKDSPHKKFYFASKYLVCPNMKVNNLKKVVRALETMQPQIYVPPVIADKARQALERMLQVQ, from the coding sequence ATGGATCAATTAGCTAAGCAACGCAAAGAGGAACAGAATCGCGAACTCAAAGAACGGCTGATGCAGCTCAAGAAAGAGAGAAACGCGATTATCCTGGCCCACTATTATCAACGTGATGAAATTCAAGAGGTGGCGGACTTTCGCGGGGATTCCTTCCTGCTTGCGCAGAAAGCGGCTCAGACGGATGCGGATGTGATCGTATTCTGCGGCGTTCATTTCATGGGAGAGAGTGCGAAGATCTTAGCGCCGGATAAGACGGTGCTCATCCCCGACGAACGCGCCGGATGCCCGATGGCCGATATGGTGAATGCTGAAGGGCTGTTGGATCTGAAACGCAAGCATCCGAAGGCGAAGGTCGTGACCTATATCAACTCTTCAGCTGAAGTGAAAGCCGTGACGGATATCTGCTGCACTTCATCGAATGCGGTGAAGGTCGTGAATTCCCTGGATGCGGATGAGATCATCTTCGCTCCGGATAAGAACCTCGGCCGCTATGTGCAGCAGTTTACCGACAAGAAGATGATCCTCTGGGAAGGTTACTGCAACACGCATGATCTCTTGACCCTGAAGGATGTCGAGGAGATGAAGGCCAAGTATCCCAACGCCCAGTTTGTCGCGCATCCTGAGTGCCGGCCGGAGGTAGCGGCGGCTGCGGACTTTGTGGGCAGTACTACGGCTATCTTAAAATATTGTCGTGAAACTGACTGTGATGAATTCATCATCGGCACCGAGGACGGCACGGGGTATCAGCTGCGTAAAGACAGCCCGCATAAGAAGTTCTATTTCGCATCGAAGTACCTTGTATGTCCGAATATGAAAGTGAACAATCTGAAGAAAGTCGTGCGTGCGCTCGAGACGATGCAGCCGCAGATTTACGTTCCGCCGGTCATTGCGGACAAAGCCAGACAGGCATTGGAACGCATGCTGCAAGTCCAATAA
- the nadB gene encoding L-aspartate oxidase: protein MTVPRYLSSFSLDELPRQDFDVIIAGGGIAGLYTALCLSSTHHKVLIIAKHSLLDSNTRYAQGGIAAVFSDDDAPEYHLQDTLLAGAGLCDPKAVEVLVHEGPACVQDLMRLGTNFDTKQDGSIALTMEGAHSRRRILHAKGDATGSEIIRALSEQVKGDPHITVWEDHYVIDLITHEEVCLGALVLRPDGSQVLAAGKATVLCTGGAGQLYRCTTNPEAATGDGIAIAYRAGAYVRDMEFVQFHPTALSLPDAPRFLISEAVRGEGAWLRNIHGERFMARYHPMLELAPRDVVARAIISEMEATGADFVYLDITHEDPERVRARFPTIYATCLRYGLDLTKDRIPVAPAAHYMMGGIKTDLSGETNIKGLFACGEAASTGVHGANRLASNSLTEAIVFGRRIAQRISELKAAASPLTAASQEHRDPLTMPVAEKQRHLQETMLRYVGVRRHASTLKIALEELRSHQVIFSAKLRTREEYEYANLLTCALLTTEAALLREESRGGHYREDYPEQDDAWLRHLVFQREIGIVEEPIYEHA, encoded by the coding sequence ATGACAGTACCTCGGTATCTTAGCAGCTTCAGCCTCGATGAACTGCCCCGGCAAGATTTCGATGTGATCATCGCCGGCGGCGGCATCGCAGGTTTGTATACAGCGCTGTGCTTAAGTTCAACGCATCACAAGGTCTTGATCATCGCGAAGCACTCTCTGCTCGACAGCAATACGAGGTATGCACAGGGCGGCATCGCGGCGGTGTTCTCCGATGATGACGCACCCGAATACCATCTGCAGGACACGCTGCTTGCCGGGGCCGGACTGTGTGATCCTAAGGCCGTCGAAGTGCTTGTTCATGAGGGGCCGGCGTGCGTGCAAGATCTGATGCGTCTAGGTACAAATTTCGATACGAAGCAGGATGGCAGCATCGCGCTGACGATGGAAGGCGCACACAGCCGGCGGCGCATCCTGCATGCGAAAGGCGACGCGACGGGCAGCGAGATCATCCGCGCCTTGTCGGAGCAAGTTAAAGGCGATCCCCATATCACCGTATGGGAGGATCATTATGTCATTGATCTGATCACCCATGAGGAAGTCTGCCTCGGCGCGCTTGTGCTTAGGCCGGATGGTTCGCAGGTGCTCGCTGCCGGCAAGGCAACGGTCCTTTGCACGGGCGGAGCGGGTCAGTTGTACCGCTGTACGACCAATCCCGAAGCAGCGACGGGGGACGGGATCGCCATCGCATACCGGGCAGGTGCATATGTACGGGATATGGAGTTCGTCCAATTCCACCCAACAGCGCTCAGCCTGCCGGACGCGCCCCGGTTCCTGATCTCAGAAGCGGTGCGCGGAGAAGGAGCCTGGCTGCGCAATATCCATGGGGAACGCTTCATGGCGCGCTATCATCCCATGCTGGAGTTAGCGCCGCGGGATGTTGTGGCGAGAGCGATCATCAGTGAGATGGAGGCGACCGGGGCGGACTTCGTCTATCTCGATATCACCCATGAAGATCCGGAGCGGGTGCGCGCTCGATTCCCGACGATCTATGCGACTTGTCTGCGATATGGGCTCGATCTGACGAAGGATCGGATTCCCGTTGCACCAGCGGCCCATTATATGATGGGCGGGATAAAAACCGACCTGAGCGGAGAGACCAATATCAAGGGATTATTCGCCTGCGGCGAAGCGGCGTCGACGGGCGTGCACGGTGCCAACCGCCTGGCAAGCAATTCGCTCACGGAAGCGATCGTCTTCGGCCGCCGCATCGCACAGAGAATATCTGAGCTTAAGGCCGCGGCCTCGCCGCTGACTGCTGCCTCGCAGGAACACCGCGATCCCCTGACGATGCCGGTTGCCGAGAAGCAGCGGCATCTGCAGGAGACGATGCTTCGATATGTCGGGGTGCGGCGTCATGCATCCACCTTGAAGATCGCGCTGGAAGAACTGAGGTCCCATCAGGTGATCTTCAGCGCTAAGCTCAGAACCCGCGAGGAATATGAATATGCGAACCTGCTCACCTGTGCGCTGCTGACGACGGAGGCGGCGCTCTTGAGAGAAGAAAGCCGCGGCGGCCATTACCGGGAGGATTACCCGGAGCAGGATGATGCTTGGCTTAGGCATCTGGTATTCCAACGAGAGATCGGTATAGTGGAGGAACCCATCTATGAGCATGCTTAA
- the nadC gene encoding carboxylating nicotinate-nucleotide diphosphorylase: MSMLNIEKLKAMIRDWLEEDLGTGDITSLAVIPEDHESIGIIHMKDQGIIAGLPAAETVFREVDPGLHFRAHVEEGAHVSPGDVIARVHGRTRSILSGERLALNLLQRMSGVATKTGEFVRALQGLPVRLVDTRKTTPGHRMLEKYAVRVGGGHNHRFGLSDAVMIKDNHIKAAGGIEQAVLAAREMIPHTMKIEVETETLEQVQEALAAGADIIMLDNMPIDRMEEAVRMIRAHAEHVVIEASGGVTLENVRSIAQTGVDVISVGGLTHSVRSLDISLDLNAKKERRI; this comes from the coding sequence ATGAGCATGCTTAATATAGAGAAGCTGAAGGCGATGATCCGCGATTGGCTGGAAGAAGATCTCGGGACGGGAGACATCACTTCCTTGGCTGTGATCCCGGAAGATCATGAGTCGATCGGGATCATCCATATGAAGGATCAAGGGATCATAGCCGGCTTGCCGGCGGCGGAGACGGTGTTCCGCGAGGTGGATCCGGGTCTTCACTTCCGTGCGCATGTTGAAGAAGGCGCCCATGTATCCCCAGGAGATGTGATCGCCCGGGTGCACGGGCGTACCCGCAGCATCCTGAGCGGAGAGCGGCTGGCTTTGAACCTGCTGCAGCGGATGTCCGGCGTTGCGACGAAGACCGGGGAGTTCGTCCGTGCCCTTCAGGGGCTGCCTGTGCGCTTGGTCGACACGCGCAAGACGACACCGGGTCACCGCATGTTGGAGAAATACGCGGTGCGGGTTGGAGGCGGACATAATCATCGCTTCGGACTGTCGGATGCAGTGATGATCAAGGACAATCATATCAAGGCGGCGGGCGGCATCGAGCAAGCCGTGCTGGCGGCAAGGGAGATGATCCCGCATACGATGAAGATCGAAGTGGAGACGGAGACGCTGGAACAAGTACAGGAAGCCTTGGCAGCGGGTGCGGATATCATCATGCTGGATAATATGCCGATCGACCGCATGGAGGAAGCGGTTCGCATGATTCGTGCGCATGCGGAGCATGTCGTCATCGAAGCCTCCGGCGGCGTGACGCTTGAGAACGTCAGGAGCATCGCCCAGACCGGCGTCGATGTGATCTCTGTCGGCGGCTTGACGCATTCGGTGCGATCTCTGGATATCAGCTTGGATTTGAATGCGAAGAAGGAGCGGCGTATATGA